One genomic window of Caballeronia sp. SBC1 includes the following:
- a CDS encoding 4-oxalocrotonate tautomerase family protein, giving the protein MPILNVKVSIEKSSEAVAAISDMLLELTSSILGKKREVTAITIQFIDPDSWVIGGRLLSEQHKSSFYFDIKITDETNTKDEKARYISAVFEGFGRILGDLHEESYIHVEDVRAASYGYGGRTQEYRYHH; this is encoded by the coding sequence ATGCCGATTTTGAACGTGAAGGTAAGTATTGAAAAATCGTCCGAGGCTGTTGCAGCCATATCGGACATGTTGCTTGAACTGACCTCCAGCATCCTGGGCAAGAAGCGAGAGGTGACGGCTATCACCATTCAGTTCATCGACCCGGATAGCTGGGTGATCGGTGGCCGGTTGCTAAGCGAGCAGCACAAATCAAGCTTCTATTTCGATATCAAGATCACCGACGAAACGAACACAAAGGACGAGAAGGCGCGGTATATCTCGGCCGTTTTTGAAGGGTTCGGCAGGATATTGGGCGATCTGCATGAAGAGAGCTACATCCATGTTGAAGATGTGAGGGCGGCTTCGTATGGGTACGGCGGGCGCACGCAGGAGTACCGGTACCATCACTGA
- a CDS encoding MarR family winged helix-turn-helix transcriptional regulator, whose product MFDHCIYFNTTALARSLEREWANAYKAFGLTPPQGFMLRAVLAKPGIVQSELASELAISRSTATRTLDGLQKLLFIERRLTASDGRETAIHPTSEGLRIKDSLNAASAAVTKRLKAELGEERFATTVASVKDARSTLD is encoded by the coding sequence ATGTTCGATCACTGCATCTACTTCAACACAACGGCACTTGCGCGAAGCCTCGAGCGCGAGTGGGCGAACGCATACAAGGCGTTTGGCCTGACCCCGCCGCAGGGATTCATGCTGCGTGCGGTGTTGGCGAAGCCAGGCATCGTGCAAAGCGAGTTGGCCTCTGAACTCGCCATTTCGCGATCCACGGCAACGCGAACGCTGGACGGTTTGCAGAAGTTGCTGTTTATCGAACGCCGGCTTACCGCATCCGACGGACGTGAGACCGCAATTCATCCCACTAGCGAGGGGTTGCGAATCAAGGACTCTTTGAACGCAGCTAGCGCCGCGGTCACCAAACGTTTGAAAGCTGAGCTGGGTGAGGAACGCTTTGCGACCACGGTCGCAAGCGTGAAAGATGCACGGTCGACTCTCGACTGA
- a CDS encoding phosphocholine-specific phospholipase C has protein sequence MTLNSRRRFMQTVATSAGAVAALTVFPESIRKALAIPASRRTGSINDVEHIVVFMQENRSFDHYFGHMRGVRGYNDRFPIPLPSSQPVWFQPSKEDPTKPVLPFHLNTQTTSAQCVGDLDHSWYPTHYAINNGRYDQWPAYKTDMTMGYYLRRDIPFHYALADAFTVCDAYFCSLPGPTHPNRAYLMTGMIDPTGTQGGPLLDNNDYVDGDGPPQYQLLSWTTYPERLEAAGISWQIYQQGLTGADPLNGNYGTNVLQNFANIINAPQGSSLQLRANAVRTIDQLKADVLANNLPQVSWLCPPAAYSEHPKYTPAYGAEYTSQILDALTSNPEVWSKTVLFIMYDENDGFFDHLVPPQPPMSRAQGLSTVTTDGELHTVVNPGRGGSYTADGLPYGLGPRVPMTVVSPWTKGGFVCSQVFDHTSVIRFIETRFGVMEPNITPWRRAVCGDLTTAFDFRTPDAQMPALPDTSNYKTIADNQCATQPAPTVPAVPGVIDPQEPGTRFARALPYELYVQSSLDGGNKTLTLHFANTGSQGAHFYVYSLNRTDGPWGYTVEAGKTLRDSFDINVTAGIYAFTVYGPNGFVREFAGTLTPPGSGSVSNPPADPEVAAQYDVANGNVFLKFTNRGRGIAHLSVADNAYGAQPRPVLVPSLGSVQESWILGASHHWYDLSITSNDDPTFLRRLAGHVENGRPSISDPAAVAPVTVLA, from the coding sequence ATGACATTGAATAGTCGCCGCCGTTTCATGCAGACCGTTGCTACTTCAGCCGGCGCCGTCGCCGCGCTGACGGTGTTCCCCGAATCGATTCGCAAAGCGCTCGCCATTCCGGCGTCACGGCGCACCGGATCGATTAACGATGTCGAACACATTGTTGTGTTCATGCAGGAGAACCGTTCCTTCGATCACTACTTCGGCCACATGCGCGGCGTGCGCGGGTACAACGACCGCTTCCCGATCCCGCTGCCCAGCAGCCAGCCGGTGTGGTTCCAGCCGTCGAAGGAAGATCCGACGAAACCGGTGCTGCCGTTCCATCTGAATACGCAGACCACCAGCGCGCAGTGCGTAGGCGATCTGGATCACTCGTGGTACCCGACGCATTATGCGATCAATAATGGCCGTTACGACCAGTGGCCCGCGTACAAGACGGACATGACGATGGGCTATTACCTGCGCCGCGACATTCCGTTTCACTACGCGCTCGCCGACGCCTTCACCGTGTGCGACGCCTACTTCTGTTCGCTGCCCGGCCCGACGCATCCGAACCGCGCGTATCTCATGACGGGCATGATCGATCCGACCGGCACGCAAGGCGGTCCGCTGCTCGACAACAACGACTATGTGGATGGCGACGGCCCGCCGCAATATCAGTTGCTCTCGTGGACGACCTATCCGGAACGTCTGGAAGCGGCCGGTATCTCGTGGCAGATCTACCAGCAGGGCCTGACCGGCGCCGACCCGCTGAACGGCAACTACGGCACCAACGTGCTGCAGAATTTCGCGAACATCATCAATGCGCCGCAAGGCTCTTCGCTGCAGTTGCGCGCGAACGCCGTGCGCACGATCGACCAACTGAAAGCCGACGTGCTGGCGAACAATTTGCCGCAAGTATCATGGTTGTGTCCGCCCGCGGCGTACTCGGAGCATCCGAAATACACGCCGGCTTACGGGGCGGAATACACGTCGCAGATCCTGGATGCGCTGACATCCAACCCTGAAGTCTGGAGCAAGACGGTCCTGTTCATCATGTACGACGAGAACGATGGTTTCTTCGATCATCTCGTGCCGCCGCAGCCGCCCATGTCGCGGGCGCAAGGTTTGTCGACGGTCACAACCGACGGCGAACTCCACACGGTCGTCAATCCGGGACGCGGCGGCAGCTACACCGCTGACGGCCTGCCTTACGGCCTTGGACCGCGCGTGCCCATGACGGTTGTTTCGCCCTGGACCAAGGGCGGTTTCGTTTGCTCGCAAGTGTTCGATCACACGTCGGTGATTCGTTTTATCGAAACGCGATTTGGCGTGATGGAGCCGAACATTACGCCGTGGCGTCGCGCGGTGTGCGGCGACCTGACCACAGCCTTCGATTTCCGTACGCCCGACGCGCAGATGCCGGCGCTGCCGGACACCAGCAACTACAAGACGATCGCGGACAATCAATGCGCCACGCAACCGGCGCCGACGGTGCCGGCGGTACCTGGCGTGATCGATCCGCAGGAACCCGGTACGCGCTTCGCCCGCGCGCTGCCGTACGAGTTGTATGTACAAAGCAGTCTCGATGGGGGCAACAAGACACTGACGCTTCATTTTGCCAATACTGGTTCGCAGGGCGCGCATTTCTATGTCTATTCTTTGAACCGTACCGACGGCCCGTGGGGCTATACGGTTGAAGCGGGCAAGACCTTGCGCGACAGCTTCGACATCAACGTAACGGCGGGCATCTATGCGTTCACGGTCTATGGTCCGAACGGATTCGTGCGCGAGTTTGCCGGTACGTTGACGCCGCCGGGTAGTGGCAGTGTCTCCAATCCGCCGGCTGACCCCGAAGTGGCGGCGCAATACGATGTCGCGAACGGCAATGTGTTCCTGAAGTTCACGAACAGGGGCCGCGGCATTGCACACTTATCAGTGGCCGATAACGCCTACGGTGCACAGCCGCGTCCGGTGTTGGTGCCATCGCTGGGGTCCGTACAAGAGTCCTGGATTCTGGGGGCGAGCCATCACTGGTACGACCTGAGCATCACCAGCAACGACGACCCCACGTTCCTGCGCCGTCTTGCCGGTCATGTGGAAAATGGGCGGCCGAGTATCAGCGATCCGGCCGCTGTTGCTCCGGTGACCGTGCTTGCCTGA
- the thrS gene encoding threonine--tRNA ligase, whose protein sequence is MDNIDHRQLGNKLDLFHQQDEGPGMVFWHPRGWELYRVVEDYIRRRMRGAGFREVRTPQLLARSLWERSGHWDKFQAGMYSVNGSQDEAHDGAHESQPYCLKPMSCPCHVQIFNQRIRSYRDLPIRYSEFGACHRDEPSGSLEGLKRTRAFTQDDAHVFCMEDQVEAEVGRFCDLLRVVYADLGFSTFRVQLATRPDQRAGDDAVWDRAEEALAKAAACAGLTFDVRPGEGAFYGPKLEFHLTDSRDRSWQCGTIQLDFVLPDRLDASFVSFENEHLRPVMIHHAVLGSMERFIAMLLEHHEGWLPLWLAPDQVTVATVSDASMGYGQRVMDLLEEANLRSVFDDRPERLERKIVDAREQRIPVFITVGARDQRDETVSLRLRDGTQNTFPIHEGIERLREMGQTPAKARS, encoded by the coding sequence GTGGACAATATCGATCATCGGCAATTAGGCAACAAGCTGGACCTGTTCCATCAGCAGGACGAAGGACCTGGAATGGTGTTCTGGCATCCGCGTGGGTGGGAGCTTTATCGCGTGGTGGAGGATTACATCCGGCGTCGAATGCGAGGCGCCGGCTTTCGCGAAGTGCGTACGCCGCAACTGCTGGCGCGTTCGCTTTGGGAGCGCAGCGGGCATTGGGATAAATTTCAGGCCGGCATGTATTCCGTGAACGGCAGTCAGGATGAGGCCCATGATGGAGCTCATGAAAGCCAGCCCTATTGCCTGAAACCCATGAGCTGTCCGTGTCATGTGCAGATTTTCAATCAGCGCATTCGTTCTTATCGTGACCTGCCGATCCGGTACAGCGAGTTTGGCGCGTGCCATCGCGACGAGCCTTCAGGCTCGCTCGAGGGATTGAAACGCACGCGCGCTTTCACGCAAGACGACGCCCATGTCTTCTGCATGGAAGATCAGGTGGAAGCCGAAGTAGGGCGGTTTTGCGATTTGCTTCGCGTGGTCTATGCCGACCTTGGCTTCTCGACGTTCCGCGTTCAACTTGCTACGCGTCCAGATCAGCGGGCAGGCGATGATGCGGTCTGGGATCGCGCGGAAGAGGCGCTTGCGAAGGCCGCGGCCTGCGCCGGCCTGACGTTCGATGTGCGTCCGGGAGAAGGGGCTTTCTATGGCCCGAAGCTTGAGTTCCATCTTACGGATAGCCGTGATCGAAGCTGGCAGTGCGGCACGATCCAGCTTGATTTCGTCTTGCCGGATCGTCTTGATGCAAGCTTCGTCTCGTTCGAGAACGAACACCTTCGCCCGGTGATGATTCATCACGCGGTCCTGGGCAGCATGGAGCGGTTTATCGCGATGCTTCTTGAACATCATGAAGGTTGGCTGCCCCTGTGGCTTGCACCCGATCAGGTGACGGTCGCAACGGTGTCTGATGCGAGCATGGGCTATGGACAGCGCGTGATGGACTTGCTTGAAGAAGCGAACTTAAGGTCAGTGTTCGACGACAGGCCTGAGCGGCTTGAACGAAAGATCGTCGATGCACGCGAGCAGCGGATCCCCGTGTTTATCACGGTGGGCGCACGCGACCAGCGTGACGAGACGGTGTCGTTACGGCTTCGGGACGGAACGCAGAACACTTTCCCGATACACGAGGGCATCGAACGTTTGCGTGAGATGGGGCAGACACCCGCGAAAGCCAGATCTTAA
- a CDS encoding GntR family transcriptional regulator translates to MVKRAVKTAEVGRSKAHMVAATIEQDILTGRLPFGQQLESENELVERFAVSRNTVRKGLDLLTSGGLITRKGGIGSFVTFNGQAIDGALGWTTAIEKVGGGAQTRLLQIALVEDETLARELKLERTTFVAIDRMRVIGVDAEAQCISLERSRLPFNDDLAALPLEGLVGGSLNRTLIEHGMVPHHGEQWAEVVGLEAADARLLKRRAGTSFLRSRRLTRDRDERIIEYVVSLLDPAFFALHLEF, encoded by the coding sequence ATGGTTAAACGAGCAGTAAAAACCGCAGAGGTCGGGCGCTCGAAGGCACATATGGTTGCCGCCACGATCGAGCAGGACATCCTCACCGGGCGTCTGCCATTCGGGCAGCAACTCGAAAGCGAGAACGAGCTGGTCGAGCGTTTTGCGGTCAGTCGCAACACCGTTCGAAAGGGACTCGACCTGCTGACCAGCGGCGGTTTGATTACGCGCAAGGGTGGTATCGGCTCCTTTGTGACGTTCAACGGTCAGGCGATTGACGGGGCGCTCGGCTGGACCACGGCGATAGAAAAAGTAGGCGGCGGCGCGCAGACCCGTTTGCTGCAGATTGCGCTGGTCGAAGACGAGACGCTTGCGCGGGAGTTGAAGCTTGAACGCACGACCTTCGTGGCGATCGACCGGATGCGCGTGATTGGCGTTGACGCAGAGGCGCAGTGCATTTCGCTGGAGCGCAGCCGTTTGCCGTTCAACGACGACCTCGCTGCGTTGCCGCTGGAAGGGCTGGTAGGCGGCTCGCTGAACCGGACGCTGATCGAGCACGGCATGGTGCCGCATCACGGTGAGCAATGGGCCGAAGTGGTCGGCCTTGAAGCGGCCGATGCACGCCTGCTCAAGCGTCGCGCCGGCACCTCGTTCCTGCGTTCGCGACGGCTCACGCGAGACCGGGACGAACGGATTATCGAGTATGTCGTGAGCTTGCTGGACCCGGCTTTTTTTGCACTACACCTGGAATTCTGA
- a CDS encoding ADP-ribosylglycohydrolase family protein, whose protein sequence is MSSSLLLNHTTLADRARGAFYGLALGDAFGMPTQSLSRERIAEQFGRIDKLENAFPDQPIAPGLRAGSITDDTEQAVLVARLLADGHGKIDPMAFAHALIEWEASMKARGSLDLLGPSTKQAIERIAAGEDPLRTGRFGTTNGAAMRVTPVGIAFDVRNHDVFIDAVVQSCVVTHNTTLGISSAAAVAAAVSAGLNGASLVEALEAGISMAEAAESRGFWVAGGRIAPRIRHARELMRDCAGHDVADTIYNVIGTSVASQESVVATFALAFDLNARGSTIEAALGAAASLGGDTDTIAAMLGAILGACAGYDALPVGPIETIRRVNSLDLEPLVDRLLGLRAAAS, encoded by the coding sequence ATGTCTTCGTCTTTGCTTTTGAATCACACCACGTTGGCGGATCGCGCACGCGGCGCCTTCTACGGTCTTGCACTCGGCGACGCGTTCGGCATGCCGACCCAGTCACTTAGCCGCGAGCGCATCGCCGAGCAGTTCGGACGTATCGACAAGCTGGAAAACGCGTTTCCGGATCAGCCCATCGCGCCGGGTCTGCGGGCTGGTTCCATCACCGACGACACGGAACAAGCGGTTCTCGTTGCGCGTTTACTGGCCGACGGCCACGGCAAGATCGATCCGATGGCGTTTGCGCATGCGTTGATCGAATGGGAAGCGTCCATGAAGGCGCGCGGTTCGCTCGATCTGCTCGGGCCATCGACGAAACAGGCCATCGAGCGTATTGCCGCCGGTGAAGATCCGCTGCGCACTGGCCGTTTTGGCACGACCAACGGTGCGGCCATGCGCGTGACGCCGGTCGGGATTGCGTTCGACGTGCGCAACCATGACGTGTTTATTGATGCTGTTGTGCAGTCTTGTGTCGTGACACATAACACCACGCTTGGCATTTCGAGCGCGGCGGCGGTGGCGGCGGCGGTATCGGCCGGACTGAACGGCGCGAGCCTGGTTGAAGCGCTGGAAGCGGGCATTTCGATGGCCGAGGCCGCCGAGAGCCGGGGCTTCTGGGTTGCGGGCGGCCGCATTGCGCCGCGCATTCGCCATGCACGTGAGCTGATGCGGGACTGTGCCGGGCACGACGTGGCGGACACGATCTACAACGTGATCGGGACGTCGGTGGCATCGCAGGAATCGGTTGTGGCGACGTTCGCGCTGGCCTTTGATCTGAATGCTCGAGGCAGCACGATTGAAGCCGCCCTGGGGGCTGCAGCGAGCCTGGGGGGTGACACCGACACGATCGCCGCCATGCTCGGCGCGATCCTCGGCGCGTGCGCGGGTTACGACGCCCTGCCGGTCGGTCCCATTGAAACTATTCGTCGTGTGAATTCGCTCGATCTCGAGCCGCTGGTCGACCGTTTGCTTGGACTGCGCGCCGCAGCTTCCTGA
- a CDS encoding cytosine permease yields the protein MASSRTSNSARRVETRGIEPVPEGECHGHPLELFWVWFAANISILALPLGATLVAFQHLAIWQAALVAVIGAAGSFAIVGVISIAGRRGHAPSLTLSRAIFGVRGNIGPTIVSLLSRLGWETVNTTTAAYVLLSLATIVFGTPAEAKNAPVLTLVFIAVFVVLTLIVSGLGHATLLVIQKWSTYVFGVLNLLVAGFLVTAIDWHAVFNAAPAPLSAVIIGIGTIAAGTGIGWANAGADMSRYQAPKVKGPALVASAAFGAGIPLILLVTLGALLSVGNDHLASATDPIAAIREMLPPWMAIPYLITAFGGLLLSNYLSVYSAGLTTLTLGLKVKRVQAVVVDVVVIFTGSIYFMLIAGSFYGPFIGFISLLAVPITAWVGIFVVDLIHRQEYSPTDLLDVSPRSAYWYKGGIEWRAFGAWAVAIVLGFCFLSTGPIHGIFADSWCGRNGLGWIVTFVVAAGVYALLGGARGTVKRWKTA from the coding sequence ATGGCTTCGTCACGCACGTCAAACAGCGCTCGCCGAGTCGAGACGCGTGGTATTGAACCTGTACCGGAAGGCGAATGTCATGGGCATCCGCTGGAGCTTTTCTGGGTCTGGTTTGCCGCCAACATCAGCATCCTCGCACTGCCGCTCGGTGCGACGCTGGTTGCTTTCCAGCATCTCGCGATCTGGCAGGCAGCCCTTGTCGCGGTGATCGGCGCGGCGGGATCGTTCGCGATCGTTGGCGTGATCTCGATCGCGGGGCGACGCGGCCATGCACCAAGTCTCACGCTGTCGCGTGCGATCTTCGGCGTGCGCGGCAACATTGGGCCGACCATCGTCTCGCTGTTGTCGCGGCTCGGCTGGGAGACCGTCAACACGACCACCGCGGCATACGTGCTGCTATCGCTCGCAACCATTGTGTTCGGCACGCCCGCGGAAGCCAAGAACGCACCGGTGCTGACGCTCGTGTTCATCGCCGTGTTCGTGGTGCTGACGTTGATTGTGTCGGGGCTTGGTCACGCTACGCTTCTCGTGATCCAGAAATGGTCCACCTATGTCTTCGGCGTGCTCAACTTGCTGGTGGCCGGCTTCCTCGTGACGGCCATCGACTGGCACGCGGTTTTCAACGCAGCGCCTGCGCCGTTGAGCGCGGTCATCATTGGTATTGGAACGATTGCAGCGGGTACGGGGATTGGCTGGGCTAACGCAGGCGCCGATATGTCGCGCTATCAGGCGCCTAAGGTGAAGGGTCCGGCGCTGGTGGCATCCGCTGCGTTCGGCGCGGGTATTCCGCTGATCCTTCTCGTCACGCTTGGCGCGCTGCTGTCGGTGGGCAACGATCATCTCGCGTCGGCGACTGACCCAATCGCCGCGATTCGCGAAATGTTGCCACCATGGATGGCTATTCCGTATCTGATCACAGCGTTCGGCGGTTTGCTGCTGTCCAATTATTTGTCCGTGTATTCGGCCGGGTTGACGACACTCACGCTTGGCTTGAAGGTGAAACGCGTGCAGGCGGTGGTGGTCGACGTCGTGGTGATCTTCACGGGTTCGATCTACTTCATGCTGATCGCGGGGAGCTTCTATGGCCCGTTCATTGGCTTCATTTCACTGCTGGCTGTGCCTATCACGGCGTGGGTCGGTATCTTCGTGGTGGACCTGATTCATCGTCAGGAATATTCCCCGACCGACTTGCTCGATGTCTCCCCGCGCAGCGCGTACTGGTACAAAGGCGGCATTGAATGGCGTGCGTTCGGTGCATGGGCGGTGGCGATCGTGCTTGGTTTTTGTTTCCTCTCCACGGGGCCGATTCACGGCATATTCGCGGACTCCTGGTGTGGACGTAACGGTCTCGGATGGATCGTGACGTTTGTAGTGGCAGCAGGCGTGTACGCCCTGTTAGGCGGTGCGCGCGGTACGGTCAAACGTTGGAAGACAGCATGA
- a CDS encoding PfkB family carbohydrate kinase, with translation MTQADSQQTARLIHTGQVIVDLVMQIDTLPSHGGDVLAHSASFEVGGGFNVMAAARRSGMRVVYPGGHGHGRFGDMARQALTQEGVEIAGPEVADKDTGLCVAIVDASAERTFVSYMGAESVLERQVLDALSVNARDIVYVSGYSLMLADKGAMLVDWLEQLPSETRVAFDPGPLVDAIDATLLARMLAVVSIWTSNRVEALRFAKTDNFDAAFDSIIARLRTGALAIVRDSASGCHLRVGEARDHVPGFAVKAVDSNGAGDAHAGVFLAALAAGADARTAARRANAAAAIAVTRYGPATSPDAAEIDAFIASSIAEARQAN, from the coding sequence ATGACGCAAGCAGACTCACAGCAGACAGCGAGATTGATTCATACGGGGCAGGTCATTGTCGATCTGGTTATGCAGATCGACACGCTGCCCTCGCACGGCGGCGACGTGCTCGCACACAGCGCAAGCTTCGAAGTAGGCGGCGGTTTCAACGTGATGGCCGCAGCGCGGCGCAGCGGCATGCGCGTGGTGTATCCGGGCGGTCATGGGCACGGGCGTTTCGGCGACATGGCGCGTCAGGCGTTGACGCAGGAAGGCGTGGAGATCGCAGGGCCGGAGGTTGCGGACAAGGACACCGGCTTGTGCGTTGCCATTGTCGATGCATCTGCCGAGCGCACATTCGTTTCGTACATGGGCGCGGAAAGCGTGCTCGAGCGGCAGGTGCTTGACGCGCTCTCGGTGAATGCCCGCGACATAGTCTATGTCAGCGGCTATAGCCTGATGCTTGCGGACAAAGGCGCCATGCTTGTCGACTGGCTTGAGCAACTGCCTTCTGAAACGCGCGTGGCTTTTGATCCGGGACCGCTTGTGGATGCTATCGATGCAACGTTGCTTGCGCGCATGCTGGCTGTTGTATCGATCTGGACGAGTAACCGGGTGGAAGCATTGCGTTTCGCCAAGACTGATAATTTCGATGCAGCGTTCGACTCGATCATCGCGCGGTTACGAACCGGCGCGCTCGCCATCGTGCGCGATAGCGCCTCCGGCTGTCATCTGCGCGTGGGTGAAGCACGCGACCATGTGCCGGGCTTCGCGGTTAAAGCAGTCGACAGCAATGGTGCCGGCGACGCTCACGCCGGCGTGTTTTTGGCCGCGCTTGCGGCCGGTGCCGATGCCCGAACGGCGGCTCGTCGTGCGAACGCTGCGGCGGCGATTGCCGTGACGCGCTACGGACCTGCGACGTCGCCGGATGCGGCGGAAATCGATGCGTTCATCGCGTCGTCGATTGCTGAAGCGAGGCAAGCGAACTAA
- a CDS encoding NADP-dependent oxidoreductase, producing MTSATARQIVLASRPTGGRAALSDFRLEDVPMPVPGEGQVLLRVDYLSLDPYMRGRMNDARSYAKPAQIGEAMPGESVATVIESKDNKLPAGAQVLVNAGWVSHAVADARDLSPLSADGIATRAYLGVLGMPGFTAYAGMAAIGKPKSGETVVVGAASGPVGSLVGQLGKIAGARVVGIAGGARKCGYVMDELGFDAAIDHRAPDFADQLANACPKGIDVYFENIGGAVWKAVLPLLNQYGRVPVCGLMAQTSGNNSDTDDGLAATMRAILTRSLTVRGYINYEFLPEYRDAFLRDVGGFLRAGHVKHLEDVTVGLENAPQAFLDMIDGRNFGKVLVRVSEEAA from the coding sequence ATGACATCAGCTACCGCTCGACAAATCGTGTTGGCCTCGCGTCCCACCGGCGGCCGAGCCGCGCTCTCTGATTTCCGTCTTGAAGACGTCCCCATGCCCGTGCCGGGTGAAGGGCAAGTGCTGCTGCGCGTTGACTATCTATCGCTCGATCCTTACATGCGCGGCCGCATGAATGACGCGCGTTCATACGCGAAACCCGCGCAGATTGGCGAGGCGATGCCGGGCGAGAGCGTGGCGACAGTGATCGAATCGAAAGACAACAAACTCCCGGCCGGTGCTCAGGTACTCGTGAACGCGGGGTGGGTCAGCCACGCGGTGGCCGATGCCCGCGACCTGAGTCCACTATCCGCAGACGGTATTGCAACCCGCGCGTATCTGGGCGTGCTCGGCATGCCGGGCTTCACCGCATATGCCGGCATGGCTGCAATCGGCAAGCCGAAGAGCGGCGAGACGGTCGTGGTCGGTGCGGCGAGCGGTCCGGTGGGTTCGCTTGTGGGTCAGCTCGGCAAGATTGCCGGCGCCCGCGTGGTGGGTATCGCCGGCGGTGCGAGGAAGTGCGGCTATGTGATGGACGAGCTCGGCTTCGATGCCGCCATTGACCACCGCGCGCCCGACTTCGCTGATCAGTTGGCGAATGCATGTCCCAAGGGTATCGACGTATATTTCGAGAACATTGGCGGCGCGGTGTGGAAGGCTGTGCTGCCTTTGCTGAATCAATATGGCCGCGTGCCCGTCTGCGGATTGATGGCGCAGACGTCGGGCAATAATTCTGACACCGACGATGGCCTCGCCGCGACCATGCGCGCGATTCTGACGCGCAGCCTGACGGTGCGCGGTTATATCAACTACGAGTTCCTGCCCGAGTATCGGGACGCTTTCCTCCGTGATGTCGGCGGCTTTTTGCGTGCGGGTCACGTGAAGCATCTGGAGGATGTCACCGTGGGGTTGGAGAACGCGCCGCAAGCGTTCCTCGATATGATCGATGGCCGTAACTTCGGCAAGGTGCTGGTGCGGGTATCCGAGGAAGCAGCGTAA
- a CDS encoding GNAT family N-acetyltransferase codes for MAIEAERSAIAQFPPEGLKTKRVVLRPASSQYTGALLIYRLANRAHLDHWEPLREDPYFTMQAANERMALMENAMDAGTALHLLIFSNERRNVLIGDCHFTNIVRGPFQACHLGYSIDQHYEGRGLMREALAAALGFIFDAYGLHRVMASYRPENDRSGRLLASLGFEHEGLAKAYLKIDGQWADHVLTSLVNPKD; via the coding sequence ATGGCAATCGAAGCCGAGCGCAGCGCCATTGCGCAATTCCCGCCGGAGGGCTTGAAAACCAAGCGCGTTGTGCTACGTCCGGCCAGTAGTCAATACACCGGCGCGTTGCTGATCTATCGGCTCGCCAATCGCGCGCACCTCGACCACTGGGAACCGTTGCGTGAAGACCCCTACTTCACGATGCAAGCCGCGAACGAACGCATGGCGTTAATGGAAAACGCAATGGACGCTGGCACCGCACTGCATCTGCTGATTTTCTCGAATGAACGCCGCAACGTGCTGATCGGCGACTGCCACTTTACGAACATCGTAAGGGGACCGTTTCAGGCATGTCATCTCGGCTATTCGATCGACCAGCATTATGAGGGACGCGGGCTGATGCGCGAGGCGCTCGCCGCGGCGCTGGGTTTTATCTTCGATGCCTACGGGCTGCATCGCGTCATGGCGAGTTATCGGCCGGAGAATGATCGCAGTGGGCGTTTGCTCGCCAGCCTTGGATTCGAGCATGAAGGGCTGGCTAAGGCGTATCTCAAGATCGACGGGCAATGGGCCGATCACGTGCTGACCTCGCTGGTGAACCCGAAAGATTGA